The genomic window GCGACAGGCGTTCCCTGGCGGGCGGTGATCAGCGTCACGGGGGGCGGCCGCTGAACAAGATCTGAGGTTAGGCTAACCTACCCACGAACTTGCCAGTGGCCGACCCCGGCACGCACCGAAAGCGACAACGCCCATGCCCAACGCCCGCGCTTCCCATCTCACCCGTCGCGGTCTGCTTGCCGCGGGCGGCGCCCTCGGGCTCGGCGCCGCACTGACCGCCTGCGGTGGCGAGTCGAAGAGCGACTCGTCGGCCGACGCCAAGTCCGGTCCGTGGGAGTTCAAGGACGACCGCGGCCAGACGGCCAAGGCGAAGTCCACTCCGAAGAACATCGTGGCCTTCACCGGCGCCGCCGCCGCGCTCCACGACTTCGGCATCGAGGTCAAGGCCGTCTTCGGCCCGACGTACGTCGAGGACAAGGCGAAGGGCACCAAGACCCCCGACGTCCAGGCCGGCGACCTCGACATCGACAAGGTCAAGGTTCTCGGCAATGTCTGGGGCGAGTTCAACGTCGAGCAGTACGCGGCGACCGCCCCCGAGCTGCTCGTCACCGACATGTGGGAGAAGAACGCCCTCTGGTACGTGCCGGACCAGTCCAAGGACAAGATCCTCAAGCTGGCCCCGAGCGTCGCCCTGTGGGCCTCCGACCTGTCCATGCCGAAGGTGCTCCAGCGCCACGTCGAGCTGGCCGAGTCGCTGGGCGCCGATGTGAAGGGCAAGAAGGTCACCGACGCCAAGGCCGCCTTCGAGAAGGCCGCCGCCCGGCTGCGCGCGGCCGCCAAGGCCAAGCCCGAGATCAAGGTGCTCGTCGGCTCCGCCAGCGCCGACCTGTTCTACATCTCCGCGCCGGAGCGCCCGACCGACACGCTCTACTTCAAGGAGCTCGGCGTCAACTTCGTGACGCCCACCAAGCTCGACCAGGGCGGCTGGTTCGAGAGCCTCAGCTGGGAGAACGTCGACAAGTACAAGGCCGACGTCATCATGATGGACAACCGCGCCTCGGCCATCCAGCCCGACGCCCTGAAGTCCAAGCCGACCTGGGCCCAGCTGCCCGCCGTCAAGGCCGGCCAGGTCGTCCCGCGCGTCACCGAGCCGATCTACTCGTACGAGAAGTGCACGCCGATCCTCAACGACCTCGCCGAGGCCATCGAGAACGCGAAGAAGGTCGCCTGACGATGACGGCAGCCGCAGCCGCCCCGTTCCGTTTCTTTCCTCTCCAGGTCGTACGGACGCGGCGGCTCGGCCCGTCACTGATCCGTGTCACCTTCGGTGGGGGCACCTCCCAGGCCGAAGGCTCTGGGGGAGCAGCCCTCAAGGACTTCGCCTCCGGAGGCCGCGACCAGTCCCTCTCCCTCTTCCTGCCGCATCCCGGCCAGGAGGCCCCGGTCGTGCCGGTGCCGGAGGACGGGGACATGTACGCCGCGCTCGGCGCCTGGCGTGCGCTGCCGGACGACGTGCGGGCCGTGATGCGCTCGTACACCGTGCGGGAGCAGCGACCGGACGCCGGTGCACACGGCGAGGTCGACATCGACTTCGCCGTCCACACGGACGGCGGCCCGGCCTGCCGCTGGGCGCAGAAGGCTTCCTGCGGTGACCGCGTCACCGTCCTGGGCCCCGCGGTCGCGGACAACACGGCCGTGCGCTTCCGGCTGCCCGGCGACGCCGACTCCGTGCTCCTGTGGGCCGACGAGACGGCGCTGCCCGCCGCCTCGGCGATTCTGGAGTCGCTGCCGGCCGGGATCCGCGCACAGGTATGGCTCGAAGTCCCGTACGCCGAGGACCGGTTGGAGCCGCAGACCGCGGCCGACGCGACCGTCACCTGGCTGGTGCGGGCGGAGGGCGCGCCCTCGGCCGTCGACGCGGTGCGCGCCGCCGGCTTCGCCGGTGCCGCTCCGTACGCCTGGATCGCCGGCGAGTCCGGCTCGGTCAAGGCGCTGCGCCGTCATCTGGTGAACGAGCGCGGACTGGACCGCCGCCGTGTCACGTTCGTCGGCTACTGGCGCAGGGGCCTCAGCGAGGACGCCCTGCGCGAGACCCCCGACGACGATGCCTGACCGACCGTCGGGCGAACGCTGACGTAACAGCTGCTTCCCCAGGGGGGCGAGGGCCGATTGCCGCGCAAACTTAGGTTAGGCTAACCTAAGTTCAACGCGCTCCCCCTCGCCCCCTCTTCATGTCCCCGGGAGGACCCTCACATGCGCTCGCACCTGCTCAATGACACAACGGCGGAGCACTACAGGCGCTCCGTGACCGAAGGAGTCGAGCGGGTGGCGAACAAACTCGCCACGACCCGGCAGCCGTTCACCGGGATCACCCCCGACGAGCTGGCCCCGGTGATCGACGCCGTCGACCTCGACCGGCCGCTCGGCGACGCCACCGCCGCGCTCGACGAGCTGGAGCAGGTCTATCTGCGCGACGCGGTCTACTTCCACCACCCCCGCTACCTCGGCCACCTCAACTGCCCGGTCGTCATCCCCGCCGTCCTGGGCGAAGCGGTCCTCTCCGCGGTCAACTCCTCGCTCGACACCTGGGACCAGAGCGCCGGCGGCACCCTCATCGAGCGCCGCCTCATCGACTGGACCACCGGCCGGATCGGCCTCGGCCCCGCCGCCGACGGCGTCTTCACCAGCGGCGGCACGCAGTCCAACCTCCAGGCGATGCTGCTGGCCCGCGAAGAGGCCAAGACGGACGACCTGTCGAAGCTCCGCATCTTCTCCTCCGAGTGCAGCCACTTCAGCGTCCAGAAGTCCGCGACGCTGCTCGGCCTCGGCCACGACGCCGTCGTCTCGATCCCCACCGACCGGGACAAGCGGATGCAGACGGTGGCCCTCGCCGCCGAGCTGGAGAAGTGCCGGCAGGACGGGCTGGTCCCGATGGCCGTCGTCGCCACCGCCGGCACCACCGACTTCGGCTCCATCGACCCGCTTCCCGAGATCGCCGACCTGTGCACGCTGTACGGCGCCTGGATGCACGCGGACGCCGCCTACGGCTGCGGACTGCTCGCATCGCCCACCCGGCGCCACCTCCTGGACGGCATCGAGCGCGCCGACTCCGTGACCGTCGACTACCACAAGTCCTTCTTCCAGCCGGTGAGTTCCTCCGCCCTGCTGGTGCGGGACCGGGCGACGCTGCGCCACGCCACGTACCACGCGGACTACCTCAACCCCCGGCCAACGGTGGAGGTGGGGGCACCTCCCGTGCCCGAAGGGCTACGGGGGAGGATTCCGAACCAGGTCGACAAGTCACTCCAGACCACGCGCCGCTTCGACGCGCTCAAGCTGTGGATGACCCTGCGCGTCATGGGCGCCGACGGGGTCGGGCAGCTCTTCGACGAGGTCTGCGACCTCGCGGCCGAGGGCTGGCAGCTGCTCGCCGGCGACCCGCGCTACGACGTCGTCGTGGAGCCGAGCCTGTCCACCCTCGTCTTCCGCTACATCCCGGAGCACGTCACCTCCCCCGCCGAGATCGACCGGGCCAACCTCTACGCCCGCAAGGCCCTGTTCGCCTCCGGCGAGGCCGTCGTCGCCGGGACGAAGGTCGACGGCCGCCAGTACCTGAAATTCACCCTGCTGAACCCCGAGACGACCGTGCACGACATCGCCGCCGTCCTCGATCTGATAGCCGGCCACGCCGAGCAGTACCTTGGAGAGAACCTTGTCCACGCTTCCTGATCACCGTGACATCCACGATTTCATCGGTATCGGACTCGGTCCGTTCAACCTCGGCCTCGCCTGCCTGACCGAGCCCATCGACGGACTGAACGGTGTCTTCCTGGAGTCCAAGCCGGACTTCGAGTGGCACTCGGGGATGTTCCTCGAAGGCGCCCACCTCCAGACGCCGTTCATGTCGGACCTCGTCACGCTCGCCGACCCGACGTCCCCGTTCTCCTTCCTCAACTACCTGAAGGAGAACGGCCGGCTGTACTCGTTCTACATCCGCGAGAACTTCTACCCGCTGCGAACCGAGTACAACGACTACTGCCGCTGGGCCGCCGCCAAGCTGAGCAGCATCCGCTTCAACACGACGGTGACGACGGTCTCCTACGAGGCCGACGACGAGCTGTACGCGGTCACCACCGCCGACGGCTCCGTCCTGTGGGCCCGCCGGCTCGTCCTGGGCACCGGCACCCCGCCGTACATCCCGGACGCCTGCCAGGACCTCGGCGGCGACTTCACCCACAACTCGCGCTACCTCCCGGCCAAGGAGGAGCTCCAGAAGAAGAAGTCGATCACCCTCGTCGGCAGCGGCCAGAGCGCGGCGGAGATCTACTACGACCTGCTCGCCGAGATCGACGTCCACGGCTACGCGCTGAACTGGGTCACCCGCTCCCCGCGGTTCTTCCCGCTGGAGTACACCAAGCTGACCCTGGAGATGACCTCCCCCGAGTACATCGACTACTTCCGCGCACTGCCGGAGACCACCCGCTACCGGCTCGAAGCGGAGCAGAAGAACCTCTTCAAGGGCATCGACGGGGAGCTGATCAACGAGATCTTCGACCTGCTCTACCAGAAGAACCTCAAGGGCCCCGTCCCGACCCGGCTGCTCACCAACACCGCGCTCCACACGGCCTCGTACGAGAACGGCACGTACACCCTGGGGCTGCGCCAGGAGGAGCAGGAGAAGGACTTCGAGATCCACACCGAGGGCCTGATCCTGGCCACCGGCTACAAGTACGCCACCCCCGCCTTCCTGGAGCCGGTGCACGACCGGATCCGCTGGGACGGCCAGGGCCGCTTCGACGTCGCCCGCAACTACGCGATCGACACCACCGGGCGCGGCATCTTCCTCCAGAACGCGGGCGTGCACACGCACTCCATCACCTCGCCCGACCTGGGCATGGGCGCGTACCGCAACGCGTACATCATCCGTGAGCTGCTCGGCTCCGAGTACTACCCCGTCGAGAAGACCATCGCGTTCCAGGAGTTCGCTGTATGAGCACCACCGCCCCCGCCCTGGGGACGTTCTCCGTCCGTCCCCTCGATCCGATCGCGGACGCCGAGCTGCTGCACGGCTGGGTCACCCACCCCAAGGCCGCGTTCTGGATGATGCAGGAAGCCGCACTGCACGACGTCGAGCGCGAGTACATGGCGATCGCGGCCGCCGAGCACCACGACGCGCTCATCGGTCTGCACGACGGCGAGCCCGCGTTCCTGATGGAGCGGTACGACCCGCGCCATGTCGAGCTCGTCGGGCTGTACGAGCCCGAGCCCGGCGACGTCGGCATGCACTTCCTGGTCGCCCCGACCGAGACCCCGGTCCACGGCTTCACCCGTGCCGTGATCACCGCGGTGATGCGCGAACTGTTCGCGGACCCCGCGACGCGCCGCGTCGTCGTCGAGCCGGACGTGGCGAACAAGGCCGTGCACGCGCTCAACGAGGCGGTCGGCTTCGTCCCTGACCGGGAGATCCAGAAGCCCGAGAAGAAGGCGCTGCTGAGCTTCTGCACACGTGAGCAGTTCGAGGCGGCCGTGGGGAGTGATCCGCGATGACCTCCATCGACAACCCGGTCGACAGCGTCGCCCACCTCACCCCCGAGCTGTGGGCCGAGGCCAACCGGCAGCTGATCCGCAAGGGGCTCGCCGAGTTCGCCCACGAGCGGCTGCTCACCCCCGTGCCGGCCGAAGGCTCCGGGGGAGACCGGTACGCGGTGGCGAGCGACGACGGCAGGACCGAGTACCGGTTCACGGCCCGCCGCTTCGCCCTCGACCACTGGCAGGTACTCCCCGAGACGGTCACCCGCCACCGCGACGGCCGTGAACTCCCCCTGGACGCCCTGGAGTTCTTCACCGAACTGCGCGGCGCGCTCGGGCTGTCCGACGAGATCCTGCCGGTCTACCTGGAGGAGATCTCCTCCACCCTGTCCGGTACGGCCTACAAGCTCACCAAGCCCGACGTCCCCGCCGCGGACCTCGCCCACGCCGGCTTCCAGGCCATCGAGACCGGGATGACCGAGGGCCACCCCTGCTTCGTCGCCAACAACGGACGGCTCGGCTTCGGCGTCCACGAGTACCACCGGTACGCCCCCGAGGCCGCGGCCCCAATCCGGCTGCTGTGGGTCGCCGCCCACCGCTCCCGCGCCACCTTCACCTCCGGCGCGGACCTCGGCTACGAGAACCTGCTGCGGGCCGAGCTCGGCGAGGCGGCCCTGGCCCGCTTCGACGCGCGGCTGCGGGAGCTCGGCCTGGACCCGGCCGAGTACCTGCTGATGCCGGTCCACCCCTGGCAGTGGTGGAACAAGCTCTCCGTCACCTTCGCCGCCGAGGTGGCCCAGCGCCGCCTCGTCGTGCTCGGCGAGGGCGACGACGAGTACCTGGCCCAGCAGTCGATCCGTACGTTCTTCAACACCAGCGACCCGGCCAAGCACTATGTGAAGACGGCGATGTCCGTCATCAACATGGGCTTCATGCGCGGTCTGTCCGCCGCGTACATGGAGGCCACGCCCGCCATCAACGACTGGCTGGCCGGCCTCATCGCCGGGGACGACGTGCTGAAGGCCGCGCGCTTCTCGATCATCCGCGAGCACGCGGCGGTCGGCTACCGGCACCTGGAGTACGAGGCCGCCACCGACCGCTTCTCCCCGTACCGCAAAATGCTCGCCGCGCTCTGGCGGGAGAGCCCGGTGGCGACGCTGGAGGACGGCGAACGGCTCGCCACGATGGCCTCGCTGCTCCACGTCGACCGCGCGGGCAAGTCCTTCGCGGGCGCGCTGATCGGTGAGTCGGACCTGGCGCCTGAGGTGTGGCTGCGCCGCTACCTCGACGCCTATCTGCTGCCGGTGCTGCACTCCTTCTACGCCTACGACCTCGTCTACATGCCGCACGGCGAGAACGTCATCCTCGTCATCGGCGAGGACGGGGCGGTGCGACGCGCGATCTTCAAGGACATCGCCGAGGAGATCTGTGTGATGGACCCGGACGCGGTCCTTCCGCCGGTGGTGGAGCGGGTGCGCGCCGAGGTCCCCGAGTCCATGAAGCTGCTGTCGATCTTCACCGACGTCTTCGACTGCTTCTTCCGCTTCCTCGGTGCCACGCTGGCGACGGAGGGCGTGGTGAGCGAGGAGGCGTTCTGGCGGACGGTCGCGCAGTGCGTCACCGCGTACCAGGAGTCGGCGCCGCACCTGGCCGACAAGTTCGCCCAGTACGACATGTTCGCCGACGAGTTCGCGCTGTCCTGCCTCAACCGGCTCCAGCTGCGCAACAACAAGCAGATGGTGGATCTGGCGGACCCGTCGGGCGCGCTCCAGTTGGTGGGCACCCTGGAGAACCCGATCGCACGGTTCCGGTAGGCGGGGCCACAAGCCGGCGGGCGCCCCGCGGAGTACGGTCCTCCGCGGGGCGCCCGCTTCCTCGTTCCCCGTGAACTACCCGGCGGGCCAGGGAACCTGCGGCGAGCGGTAGTAGTCGATACCGAGCGCCGCCATCCGCGGCCCCTGCGCCGCGAGCCGCACCTTGTACGCGTCCCAGTCGTGCGTGGACGCCGGGGACCAGCCGAGCTCCGCGACCCCCGGGAGCCTCGGGAAGGCCATGAACTCGATGTGGTCGCTGGTCGAGACGGTCTCCGACCAGAGCGGCGCCTCGACCCCGGCGATCGCGGAGGCGGGCGCACCGGGCAGATACGCCCCCGGGTCCCAGTCGTACGCGCGCTGCACCTCGACGTAGCCGGCCCAGGCCAGGCCCAGCGGGGTGTCCTTGGTGTACTTCATGTCGAGGTAGATCCGGTCGGCGGGCGACAGGATCAGCTTGGTGCCGTTCCGCGCCGCCCGGGCGACCTGCTCCTTCTCGGCGGCGCCGGTGCCGTCCAGGCCCCAGTACTGGGCGATCGCGCCCTTGGCGGGGACCGCCCCGGTCAGCTGGTGCCAGCCGACCACCGTCTTGCCGTACGTGCCGACGACGGCCTGCGCCTTGTCCATGAACGCGACATAGTCCTCGTGGCTGGTGGAGTGTGCCTCGTCACCGCCGATGTGCAGATACCTGCCGGGGGTGAGCGCGGCCAGCTCGCGCACGACGTCGTCGATGAAGTCGTACGTCACGGCCTTCGGCACGCACAGCGAGCTGAAGCCGACGCTCGTGCCCGTGTAGAGCGGCGGGGCGACGCCGTCGCAGTTGAGCTCCGCGTACGAGGCGAGGGCGGCGTTGGTGTGCCCCGGCATGTCGATCTCCGGGACCACTTCGAGGTAGCGGGACGCGGCGTGGGCGAGGATCTCCTTGTACTGGGCCTTGGTGTAGTGGCCGCCGGGCCCGCCGCCGACCTGGGTGGAGCCGCCGTAGGTGGCGAGGCGCGGCCAGGAGTCGATGGCGATGCGCCAGCCCTGGTCGTCGGAGAGGTGCAGATGCAGTTTGTTGATCTTGTAGAGCGCGAGCTGGTCGATGTAGAGCTTGACCTGGTCGACGGTGAAGAAGTGCCGGGAGACGTCGAGCATCGCGCCGCGGTGGCCGTAGCGCGGGGTATCGGTGATCGTCCCGCCCGGGACCTGCCAGGGGCCGGCCTGCCGGGTGTCCTTCTCGACGGCGGCGGGCAGCAGTTGGCGGAGGGTCTGGACACCGTGGAAGAGGCCGGCCGGTCCACGGGCGGTGATGGTGACCCCGTCGCGGCCGGACTCCAGCCGGTACCCCTCCTCCCCCAGGCTCCTGTCGCGCGAGCCGAGCGAGAGCCGGATGCCGCCGCGGCCGTGGCCGTCGTCGGTGACGGGCAGCGGGTAGCCGGTGGACGGGCGCAGCACGGAGGCGAGGTACGCGCCGATGCGGCGCGCCTCGCGCGAGTCGTCGTCGACGCGGATGCGGGTCGCGGGGGTGAGGGCGTACGGGGCGCCGGCGGGCCGTACGGAGGCCGGGGCGGGCACGATCTCGCCGAGCGGTCTGGCGGCCGCGGTCTGCGGGGCGCCCTGCGCGGGGGCGGGGGCCGCTCCGACGCAGGAGATGCCCGCCGCGGCGACGAGCAGCAGCGAACCGAGGAGGCGGGGCAACGTTCTGTGCTGTCTCACAGGCTGGGTCCCTTCCGAGGGCGTCACGACTGTGGTGCTGAGCAACCGAACGGTGACCATCCGTACCGTGCGTCCCAGTGGCGGTCAAGGTGTAGACCACTTCGGGCTCGTCTGCGGATGCCGACGCCTCCGGCGGCCCGGTGCGACAATCACCCCCATGGCGGAAATCATCCAGAAGGACGGGACCTGGACCTTCGACGGCGATGTCGTCCGTATCGTGCCGGGCAGCGGCGGCAAGACGCATCCGGTGCGGCAGTCCCTGGGTGAACTCGGCGTTCCGCTGGAGGCGTTGGCGGGTGTCGCCTTCGAGCCGGGACGCCGCAGCGGTCGGCTGCGGCTGAAGCTGCGCGACGGCAGCGACCCTCTGCTGCTGGCCGCCGACGGCCGGCTGCCGGACAACGGCGACCCGTACCGGCTGACCGTGGAGAACGACCGGACGGGCGTGGCCGAGTACTTCGTGGACGAGCTGCGCAACGCCCTGCTGCTCGACCAGGTTCCGGACGGGCCGGCGGACCGCTTCCTGCTGCCGGGCCCGGCCGTCCCCGTCTCGGGCGGCGGGGGCGACGGCACCGCCTCCTTCGACGGCGACGCGATCCGGCTCACCTGGAACTGGAAGGCCGAGGAGTCCAAGAACGCGTCGGGTGCCACATCCTTCCCGCTCGGGGACGTGACGGCGGTGCAGTGGCTTCCGGCGATGGGTCTGGAGAACGGCCATCTGCGCTTCGTGATGCGCGGCAGGAACGCCTCGGGCCCGGCCAAGTACGACCCGTACGCCCTCGATCTGTGGGGACTGTCCCGCAAGGAGCACACCGCCGTCCTGGTCGCCGCCGCCGTGATCGCCCGGCTTCCGCATCCGAGCTCCCCCCACGCCCTGCGGGGGTCGGGGGACCCCCGGCAGGAAGCGGCGCCGGCGGGCGGGCCGCCCGCCGTGGCCGCGGCTCCCAGCTCCGACGATCATGATGTGCTGCTGCGGCGGCTGCGCGAGCTCGGTGAGCTCCACCGAAGCGGGATCCTGACCGACGAGGAGTTCACCACGGCCAAGCAGGCCGTACTCAAACGCATGTAAATCGGGCGTAAATCTGCCCTGTAATCATGATCACGCAGGTTTCTGCCCGATATCGGGCAGGATTCTTGCGTTGGGGGCGGGCGACCCCTCAATATCGACGGGTGCTCGAACGCCGTCCGTCGCACGACGACCTCATCGACCACCTGGTGCGCAGCACCGCGCTCCAGCGCGGCGAGGCCGCCCGGGTGGTCCTCGACGTGCTGGCGTTCTTCGACGAGACGGCCGAGGAATACGTTCGCCGTCGCCACCGCGAGCTGCAGTCCGGCGGGGCCGTGAACACGGAGATCTTCGAACGGATCGCCGCCGAGCTGCCGCACCGCGCCGTGGCACCGCCGGAGCTCTCGCTCCGCCAGCTGCGCCGCATCGTCTACGGCTAGAGCCGCCGCCGGACGGACGCAGGACGGACGGGCAGCCGCCGGGTCGGACACGGGCACACACACGAACGTCGTTGGAGGGGCAGGAAACTCTATGTGCGGAATCGTCGGTTACATCGGGAAGCGTGATGTCGCTCCGCTGCTGCTGGAAGGTCTGCAGCGGCTGGAGTACCGCGGCTACGACTCCGCGGGCATCGTGATCACCAGCCCCAGGACCGCCGGGCTGAAGATGGTCAAGGCCAAGGGCCGGGTCCGCGACCTGGAGGCCCGGGTCCCCAAGCGCTTCGCCGGTACCACCGGCATCGCCCACACCCGCTGGGCCACCCACGGCGCCCCGAGCGACGTGAACGCGCACCCGCACCTCGACGCCGAGAACAAGGTCGCCGTCGTCCACAACGGCATCGTCGACAACGCCTCCGAGCTGCGCGCCAAGCTGGAGGCCGACGGCGTCGTCTTCGCCTCCGAGACCGACACCGAGGTCCTCACCCACCTCATCGCCCGCTCCCAGGCCGAGAAGCTGGAGGAGAAGGTCCGCGAGGCGCTCAAGGTCGTCGAGGGCACGTACGGCATCGCCGTCATGCACGCCGACTACAACGACCGCATCGTCGTCGCCCGCAACGGCTCCCCCGTCGTCCTCGGCATCGGCGAGAAGGAGATGTTCGTCGCCTCCGACGTCGCCGCGCTGGTCGCCCACACCCGCCAGGTCGTCACCCTCAACGACGGCGAGATGGCCACCCTGAAGGCGGACGACTTCCGCACCTACACGACCTCGGGCACGCGGACCACCGCCACCCCCGAGACCGTCGAGTGGGAGGCCGCGTCGTACGACATGGGCGGCCACGACACGTACATGCACAAGGAGATCTCCGAGCAGCCCGACGCCGTGGACCGCGTGCTGCGCGGCCGCATCGACGACCGGTTCTCCACCGTGCACCTGGGCGGCCTCAACCTGGACGCCCGCGAGGCCCGCGGCATCCGCCGTGTGAAGATCCTCGGCTGCGGCACCTCGTACCACGCGGGCATGATCGGCGCCGGGCTCGTCGAGTCCCTCGCCCGGATCCCGGCGGACGCCGAGCCGGCCTCCGAGTTCCGCTACCGCAACCCGGTCGTCGACCCCGACACCCTCTACATCGCCGTCTCGCAGTCCGGCGAGACGTACGACGTGCTCGCGGCCGTCCAGGAGCTCAAGCGCAAGGGAGCGCGGGTCCTGGGTGTGGTGAACGTGGTCGGCTCCGCGATCGCCCGCGAGACGGACGGCGGCGTGTACGTGCACGCCGGCCCCGAGGTCTGCGTCGTGTCGACGAAGTGCTTCACCAACACCGTCGTCGCCTTCGCGCTGCTCGCACTGCACCTGGGCCGGATCCGCGACCTGTCCGTCGCCGACGGCAAGCGGATCATCGACGGCCTGCGCCGGCTGCCCGCCCAGATCGCCGAGATCCTCGAACTCGAGGACGAGATCAAGAAGCTGGCGGACCTGTACGCCGACGCCAAGTCGATGATGTTCATCGGCCGCGTCCGCGGCTACCCGGTGGCGCTGGAGGCCTCCCTGAAGCTCAAGGAGATCTCCTACATCCACGCCGAGGCGTACCCGGCCTCCGAGCTGAAGCACGGGCCGCTGGCGCTCATCGAGCCCGCCCTGCCGACGGTCGCGATCGTCCCGGACGACGAGCTGCTGGAGAAGAACCGCGCCGCGCTGGAGGAGGTCAAGGCCCGCAGCGGCAGGATCCTCGCGGTCGCGCACCAGGAGCAGGAGAAGGCCGACCACACGATCGTCGTGCCGAAGAACGAGGACGAGCTGGATCCGATCCTCATGGGCATCCCGCTCCAGCTCCTCGCGTACCACACGGCCCTGTCCCTGGGCCGGGACATCGACAAGCCGCGGAACCTGGCGAAGTCCGTCACCGTGGAGTGACCCCCTGCCCGGCGCCGGCGAGCCGGCGGAACGGGCGTGGCGAGGGCGCGGTCCTGATCAGGACCGCG from Streptomyces sp. FIT100 includes these protein-coding regions:
- the glmS gene encoding glutamine--fructose-6-phosphate transaminase (isomerizing) — its product is MCGIVGYIGKRDVAPLLLEGLQRLEYRGYDSAGIVITSPRTAGLKMVKAKGRVRDLEARVPKRFAGTTGIAHTRWATHGAPSDVNAHPHLDAENKVAVVHNGIVDNASELRAKLEADGVVFASETDTEVLTHLIARSQAEKLEEKVREALKVVEGTYGIAVMHADYNDRIVVARNGSPVVLGIGEKEMFVASDVAALVAHTRQVVTLNDGEMATLKADDFRTYTTSGTRTTATPETVEWEAASYDMGGHDTYMHKEISEQPDAVDRVLRGRIDDRFSTVHLGGLNLDAREARGIRRVKILGCGTSYHAGMIGAGLVESLARIPADAEPASEFRYRNPVVDPDTLYIAVSQSGETYDVLAAVQELKRKGARVLGVVNVVGSAIARETDGGVYVHAGPEVCVVSTKCFTNTVVAFALLALHLGRIRDLSVADGKRIIDGLRRLPAQIAEILELEDEIKKLADLYADAKSMMFIGRVRGYPVALEASLKLKEISYIHAEAYPASELKHGPLALIEPALPTVAIVPDDELLEKNRAALEEVKARSGRILAVAHQEQEKADHTIVVPKNEDELDPILMGIPLQLLAYHTALSLGRDIDKPRNLAKSVTVE